A stretch of Chanodichthys erythropterus isolate Z2021 chromosome 20, ASM2448905v1, whole genome shotgun sequence DNA encodes these proteins:
- the LOC137009771 gene encoding E3 ubiquitin-protein ligase TRIM39-like yields MASSRGPALNEELQCSICLEVFTDPVSTPCGHNFCRTCLSKCWTNTWSCFCPLCKERFSKRPDLKINTTLRDVVQHFKKKLNLGESEVFCDFCDERKQKAVKSCLTCQSSYCDDHLEPHRRVPRLMKHKLINAVENLENYICQKHERPLEMFCRDDQTCVCLSCTEGEHRTHNTVPIEEESREKKDQLVQTQTDVHQMIQDRMKKIQEIKHSVELRKKNMEKEKSSSVEIFTDLIRSFERCQSELLKMMEEQQKEAEKQAEDLIKELQQEITELKKKNTELEQLSHTDDHLHLIQMYSPLYSRQNAKNWNRIRIDSDVHVNPLYRALAQLKKTHKTLNQKLSQTGLKCVQKYAVDVTLDPDTANPYLILSDDGKGVSHGDTEQDIPENPKRFDVCFCVLAKQGFSSGRFYYEVQVKGKTQWSLGVVRESINRKGEIILSPEDGYWTVTQFIENNFLVFDYLCVSLSLKVKPEKVGVFVDYEEGLVSFYDVGTGSHIYSFTSQTFTEKLYPYLSSCLNNEGKNSNPLIITPVR; encoded by the exons ATGGCATCCTCCCGTGGTCCAGCACTAAATGAGGAGCTCCAGTGCTCCATCTGTCTGGAAGTGTTCACTGATCCAGTCTCCACTCCATGTGGACACAACTTCTGCAGAACCTGCCTGAGCAAGTGCTGGACAAACACTTGGTCCTGCTTCTGTCCGCTCTGTAAAGAAAGATTCAGCAAAAGACCTGATCTCAAGATTAATACAACACTCAGAGATGTTGTGCAACACTTCAAGAAAAAGCTCAATCTAGGAGAATCTGAGGTGTTCTGTGACTTCTGTGATGAAAGAAAGCAGAAAGCTGTGAAGTCCTGCCTGACGTGTCAAAGCTCTTACTGTGATGATCATCTGGAGCCTCATCGCAGAGTCCCACGTCTAATGAAACACAAACTGATCAACGCTGTGGAAAATCTGGAGAATTATATATGCCAGAAACACGAGAGACCTCTGGAGATGTTCTGCAGAGATGATCAGACGTGTGTTTGTCTGTCCTGCACTGAAGGAGAACACAGGACTCACAACACTGTTCCTATAGAGGAGGAGAGTCGAGAGAAGAAG GATCAGCTGGTTCAGACACAGACAGATGTTCATCAGATGATCCAGGACAGAATGAAGAAGATTCAAGAGATCAAACACTCAGTAGAACTAAGAAAA AAGAACATGGAGAAAGAGAAATCATCCAGTGTTGAGATCTTTACTGATCTGATCCGCTCCTTTGAGAGATGTCAGTCTGAGCTGCTGAAGATGATGGAGGAACAGCAGAAAGAAGCAGAGAAACAGGCTGAAGATCTCATTAAAGAGCTGCAGCAGGAAATCACTGAGCTGAAGAAGAAAAACACTGAGCTGGAGCAGCTCTCACACACTGATGATCATCTCCACCTCATACAG ATGTACTCACCCCTGTACAGCCGTCAAAATGCCAAGAACTGGAATAGGATCCGGATTGACTCTGATGTGCATGTGAACCCTCTGTATAGAGCTTTGGCTCAACTGAAGAAAACTCATAAGACACTAAATCAAAAACTCAGTCAAACTG GGTTGAAGTGTGTACAGAAGTATGCAG TGGATGTGACTCTGGATCCTGATACAGCAAATCCATATCTTATCCTATCTGATGATGGAAAAGGAGTCAGTCATGGAGACACTGAGCAGGACATCCCAGAAAACCCAAAGAGATTTGATGTCTGTTTTTGTGTTCTGGCAAAGCAGGGATTCAGTTCAGGGAGATTTTACTATGAGGTGCAGGTGAAGGGAAAGACTCAATGGAGTTTAGGAGTGGTCAGAGAATCCATTAACAGGAAGGGGGAGATCATACTGAGTCCTGAGGATGGATACTGGACTGTGACTCAGTTTATTGAGAataattttttagtttttgattATCTATGTGTCTCTTTATCTCTGAAAGTGAAACCTGAGAAGGTGGGAGTGTTTGTGGATTATGAGGAGGGTCTGGTCTCTTTTTATGACGTGGGCACCGGCTCTCATATCTACTCTTTCACTAGTCAGACTTTTACTGAGAAACTCTATCCATATTTAAGCTCATGCCTTAATAATGAAGGTAAAAACTCAAACCCACTGATCATCACACCTGTCAGATAA